The proteins below come from a single Halobacillus salinarum genomic window:
- the acpP gene encoding acyl carrier protein, translating into MAETFDRVKQIIVDRLDVDESKVKMEASFKEDLEADSLDVVELVMELEDEFDMEISDEEAEKINTVGDAVNYISSQS; encoded by the coding sequence ATGGCAGAAACATTTGACCGTGTAAAACAAATCATTGTCGACCGTCTTGATGTAGACGAATCAAAAGTAAAAATGGAAGCTTCCTTCAAAGAAGATCTAGAAGCAGACTCTCTTGATGTTGTAGAATTAGTAATGGAGCTTGAAGATGAGTTTGATATGGAAATCTCCGATGAAGAAGCTGAAAAGATTAATACAGTTGGCGATGCTGTGAATTACATAAGCAGCCAGAGCTAA